A genomic segment from Ruficoccus amylovorans encodes:
- a CDS encoding carboxy terminal-processing peptidase: MKFARSISLALFVFLAGGALAQAEKLNSAPFETTGTMREETRYLIQCLETQHYLNQPLSKLDSEGFIKSYIQDLDPQHLFFLQSEINDYEARFGPSLYLFLERGRLYPAFVIFEDYRDRVIARAAWVQERLQQDFNFTSESTYAPDRSKTEWPATEAEANALWEKRIEYQVLDQILSEIDNDEVAVDEAVKEKVDATAAAEVVVAAEEVVVPEITPEMLTEARDVIRKQYERMEKSVTELEASDVQEIFLTALTHMYDPHSTYFSANSLEEFSIAMRNSLVGIGAVLQDNEGYCTIKELLPGGPAERSRELDPEDRILAVAQGKDGEFVDVVGMKLTKIVKLIRGKEGTLVRLLVRPAKGDPSDRKTVNLVRDEIKLTANLASAEVFDVPAGNTTVPIGVIELPAFYGSGDPSSDEPSTTGDVEELIGKLKDMGVKGLVLDLRRNGGGLLTEAIGLTGLFIPDGPVVQVRDIMGQVQGRVDDNGMVAWDGPLIVLVSRFSASASEIVAGALKNHNRAIIVGDEETHGKGTVQAIFEMNRSNFLSSVKPRRGAAKVTVQKYYLPDGTSTQIKGVRSDIVLPSANMLLPIGEDDLPNAMAWDSIPGMEWSYSIDFTPEGEPISPALLDDLRQRSMDRQGALEEFTYLNDNIDWVKKRREQKDYSLNLSERLALRKEDELFQQKMKKGLRELASLNFPSESVLLKVTEEQNAEHEAYLAEIAERDAQEAAQAESTPAKGAEKAAEPLNDAAPKTVDAGDASETPAVAEFNPKSKLEIESLESAAKTVYTPKETFDPDAQVKEDVEVQVFKTKDGESETVRVEVDEEEDLPDFDIHLREALRIMADWVEMSEQAAPSAPLAANATKDKNG, from the coding sequence ATGAAATTTGCCAGATCCATCAGCCTCGCCCTGTTCGTGTTCCTCGCGGGGGGGGCGCTCGCCCAGGCCGAGAAGCTCAACAGCGCGCCCTTCGAGACCACCGGCACCATGCGGGAGGAAACCCGCTACCTGATCCAGTGCCTCGAAACCCAGCACTACCTGAACCAGCCGCTGAGCAAGCTCGACAGCGAGGGCTTCATCAAGTCCTACATCCAGGACCTCGATCCGCAGCACCTCTTTTTCCTCCAGAGCGAGATCAACGACTACGAAGCCCGCTTCGGCCCGAGCCTGTACCTCTTTCTGGAGCGCGGACGGCTCTATCCGGCCTTCGTGATCTTCGAGGACTACCGCGACCGCGTCATCGCCCGCGCCGCCTGGGTGCAGGAGCGCCTCCAGCAGGACTTTAACTTCACCAGCGAGAGCACCTACGCCCCCGACCGCTCGAAGACCGAGTGGCCCGCCACCGAGGCCGAGGCCAACGCCCTGTGGGAGAAGCGGATCGAGTATCAGGTGCTGGACCAGATCCTGAGCGAGATCGACAACGACGAGGTCGCCGTGGACGAGGCGGTGAAGGAAAAAGTCGATGCCACCGCCGCCGCCGAGGTTGTCGTGGCAGCCGAGGAAGTTGTCGTGCCCGAGATCACCCCGGAAATGCTGACCGAGGCCCGCGACGTCATCCGCAAGCAGTACGAGCGCATGGAAAAATCCGTCACCGAACTGGAGGCCAGTGACGTGCAGGAGATTTTCCTCACCGCGCTGACCCACATGTACGACCCGCATTCGACCTATTTTTCGGCTAACTCGCTGGAGGAATTTTCCATCGCCATGCGTAACTCGCTGGTCGGCATCGGTGCCGTCCTGCAGGACAACGAAGGCTACTGCACGATCAAGGAGCTACTCCCCGGTGGCCCCGCCGAGCGCAGCCGCGAGCTTGACCCCGAGGACCGCATCCTGGCCGTGGCCCAGGGCAAGGACGGGGAATTCGTCGATGTGGTCGGCATGAAGCTGACCAAGATCGTCAAGCTGATCCGGGGCAAGGAGGGCACGCTGGTGCGCCTGCTGGTGCGTCCGGCCAAGGGCGACCCCTCGGACCGCAAGACCGTCAACCTCGTGCGTGACGAGATCAAGCTGACCGCCAACCTCGCCAGCGCCGAAGTCTTTGACGTGCCTGCGGGCAACACCACGGTTCCCATCGGGGTGATCGAGCTGCCCGCCTTCTACGGCTCGGGCGACCCGTCCTCCGATGAGCCGAGCACAACCGGCGACGTGGAGGAACTCATCGGCAAGCTCAAGGACATGGGCGTGAAGGGCCTCGTGCTCGACCTGCGCCGCAACGGCGGCGGTCTCCTGACCGAGGCCATCGGCCTGACCGGACTCTTTATCCCCGACGGCCCCGTCGTGCAGGTGCGCGACATCATGGGTCAGGTGCAGGGCCGCGTGGACGACAACGGAATGGTGGCCTGGGACGGGCCGCTCATCGTGCTGGTTTCGCGCTTCAGCGCCTCGGCCTCCGAGATCGTGGCCGGTGCCCTCAAAAACCACAACCGCGCCATCATCGTCGGTGACGAAGAAACCCACGGCAAAGGCACGGTGCAGGCGATTTTCGAGATGAACCGCTCGAACTTCCTCTCCTCGGTCAAGCCCCGCCGCGGCGCGGCCAAGGTCACGGTCCAGAAGTACTATCTGCCCGACGGCACCTCGACCCAGATCAAGGGCGTGCGCTCCGACATCGTGCTGCCCTCGGCCAACATGCTCCTGCCCATCGGCGAGGACGACCTGCCCAACGCCATGGCCTGGGACTCCATCCCCGGCATGGAGTGGAGCTACAGCATCGATTTCACACCCGAGGGCGAGCCCATCAGCCCCGCGCTGCTCGACGACCTGCGCCAGCGCAGCATGGACCGGCAGGGCGCGCTGGAGGAGTTCACCTACCTCAACGACAACATCGACTGGGTGAAAAAACGCCGCGAGCAAAAGGACTATTCGCTCAACCTCAGCGAACGCCTCGCCCTGCGCAAGGAAGACGAGCTTTTCCAGCAAAAGATGAAGAAGGGCCTGCGCGAACTTGCCTCGCTCAATTTCCCCTCCGAATCGGTCCTGCTAAAAGTGACCGAGGAGCAGAACGCCGAGCACGAGGCCTACCTGGCCGAAATCGCCGAGCGTGACGCCCAGGAGGCCGCTCAGGCGGAAAGCACCCCGGCTAAAGGAGCCGAGAAGGCCGCTGAACCGCTCAACGACGCCGCCCCCAAGACGGTTGACGCCGGAGATGCTTCCGAGACCCCGGCTGTGGCTGAGTTTAACCCGAAGTCGAAGCTCGAAATCGAGAGCCTCGAATCCGCCGCCAAAACCGTTTACACGCCAAAGGAAACCTTCGATCCGGACGCGCAAGTGAAGGAAGATGTTGAGGTGCAGGTGTTCAAGACCAAGGACGGCGAGAGCGAAACCGTCCGTGTGGAGGTTGACGAAGAGGAAGACTTGCCCGACTTTGACATCCACTTGCGTGAAGCCCTCCGCATCATGGCCGACTGGGTGGAAATGAGCGAGCAGGCCGCGCCGTCCGCCCCGCTGGCCGCCAACGCCACCAAGGACAAAAACGGCTGA
- a CDS encoding RNA recognition motif domain-containing protein, translated as MDIYVGNLPYELDEQTLQDAFAAYGEVEKVKIIMDHETGRSKGFAFVTMNDNEAGQNAIAELNGAELNGRPMKVNEARPREERAPRRDFGGGGGGFGGGGGGGGFRKPGGFKRGGGGFGGGGGGGGHRGGRDRRGGRGGYQDGFGD; from the coding sequence ATGGACATCTACGTGGGGAACCTCCCCTATGAACTAGACGAGCAGACGCTCCAGGATGCCTTCGCCGCTTACGGTGAAGTCGAAAAGGTCAAGATCATCATGGACCACGAAACGGGCCGCTCCAAGGGCTTCGCCTTCGTGACCATGAACGATAACGAAGCAGGCCAGAATGCCATCGCCGAACTCAACGGCGCTGAGCTCAACGGCCGACCCATGAAAGTCAATGAAGCTCGCCCGCGCGAGGAACGTGCCCCCCGCCGTGATTTCGGCGGCGGCGGTGGTGGTTTCGGTGGCGGCGGCGGCGGCGGTGGCTTCCGCAAACCGGGCGGTTTTAAGCGCGGTGGCGGCGGCTTCGGCGGCGGCGGCGGTGGTGGCGGCCATCGCGGCGGGCGTGATCGTCGTGGCGGCCGTGGCGGCTACCAGGACGGTTTCGGCGACTAA
- a CDS encoding phosphoribosylanthranilate isomerase, producing MINGLTVKVCGITRWADAELALELGADYIGMICYAKSPRAVTLEQARDLCNRIPAGKRVFVDVATGTDELENFADLGFDAFQLHFDLDLSLATVAAWSGIVGPEALWLAPRLPVEEDFPQPILEFADTVVLDAHSKAVYGGSGQTGDWGRFADLSTLYQHKRWVLAGGLSPENVAEAVRQSGATMIDVNSGVESSPGVKDPARLRALFAALGQLAQ from the coding sequence GTGATCAACGGACTCACAGTCAAGGTTTGCGGTATCACCCGCTGGGCGGATGCCGAGCTCGCGCTCGAACTGGGCGCGGACTATATCGGCATGATCTGCTACGCGAAATCGCCCCGTGCGGTCACGCTGGAGCAGGCGCGCGACCTGTGCAACCGCATCCCGGCGGGCAAACGGGTGTTTGTCGATGTCGCCACCGGGACGGACGAGTTGGAAAACTTCGCTGACCTCGGCTTCGATGCCTTTCAACTGCACTTCGACCTCGATCTGAGTCTGGCCACGGTGGCGGCCTGGTCGGGGATTGTCGGGCCCGAAGCGCTCTGGCTGGCCCCGCGCCTGCCAGTGGAGGAGGACTTCCCGCAGCCGATCCTGGAGTTTGCCGACACCGTGGTGCTCGACGCCCACAGCAAGGCTGTTTACGGCGGCAGCGGCCAGACGGGCGACTGGGGGCGCTTCGCGGATCTGTCCACGCTCTACCAGCACAAGCGCTGGGTGCTCGCCGGTGGCCTGAGTCCGGAGAATGTCGCCGAAGCCGTCCGCCAAAGCGGCGCGACCATGATCGACGTCAACAGCGGTGTCGAAAGCTCCCCCGGCGTCAAAGATCCGGCCCGGCTCCGCGCCCTGTTCGCTGCGCTCGGCCAGCTCGCTCAGTAA
- a CDS encoding LamG domain-containing protein, with amino-acid sequence MSCLRATAMSLMAGLVLSAVHLPAQGVPEAIPARFASGTSNQSAQVDTKGQIEVLTFDSGSVELPVATLPQPLGDAFSVNLWLQVAPSAEKLLNDAGSWTDAHPMTVWVLKSADNSQRLVLRLPAGGMAVAGTSPSVQGWPAYKTGPLLQAGAWYMLTFTKSGQRSAVYVNGELVMQDFAGPVLDQLDRVEFGRFGRLRPFYGTMLEPRFYDSELSAAAVRKLAAERLRQVSLKDQGAVKAQTASTYAQYRALTTTPEDLHPLIEQLHVSATVLPMEGRQDLLICGTRTSYFGWRLAYYRQIGTDARGLPYYDTGSTVEGMPGAEFMAVSRSGGRTDLFASGQGSPYGDGSLLHYRNTTPGQFRYAPPQPVLINGKHLGEAFRTPISGWYIGPVDDDDTPDLLVAALKPGGSSYWPDGEGMWSGVERTNSGKDRGYDIQGKWLGGECVSELYWARGSTDADGNLAFNDLRKVSYRVPGFSVQWKSGERERALAIADLDEGPVVIHTGSVDQIMAMPYEFEDGEMICGEARPLLQGGMNIQGTYFVHSISALAPGRDGKTRLLLDGNPGRLIAIEGDRIGDFEEVGPLLMRGGALAVDSLATPARADWDGDGTADLIIGDASGWLTFWKGTSDPWVYRAGELMKVDGVPVHHQAGLTGSIQGPNEKRWGYLQPTVGDWDNKGTPVIITSDIEGYLTLYRQGPTVTELARPERFQRYGEPYQAAWRSRPAIIPASARFGGHERPALLHLDYDGQLAVAEVDTDGSIDISRLTKLEYANGTPVILCGPAGSWGRAELSVTDWDGNGVWDVVFGTIRGNHRYILDTPPGGASPLLLKNVGSNEHPVFAPAQVILPREGDPIHLGIHTASAWPTRLSGEELPGVIVGAEDGKVYGFPREELKD; translated from the coding sequence ATGAGCTGTTTACGAGCAACCGCCATGAGCCTCATGGCAGGCTTGGTGCTATCCGCTGTCCACCTGCCGGCCCAAGGCGTGCCGGAGGCCATACCTGCTCGGTTCGCCTCCGGCACATCGAACCAGAGTGCGCAGGTGGACACCAAAGGCCAGATCGAGGTCCTGACATTCGACAGCGGCAGCGTGGAACTGCCGGTTGCCACGCTGCCGCAGCCCTTGGGGGACGCGTTCAGTGTCAACCTCTGGCTCCAGGTCGCCCCCTCGGCCGAAAAACTGCTCAATGACGCGGGAAGCTGGACTGACGCCCACCCGATGACGGTCTGGGTGCTCAAGTCCGCAGACAATTCCCAACGACTGGTCCTGCGTCTGCCCGCCGGAGGCATGGCCGTGGCCGGGACTTCGCCATCCGTGCAGGGCTGGCCCGCCTACAAGACCGGGCCACTCCTGCAGGCCGGAGCCTGGTACATGCTCACCTTCACCAAGTCAGGACAGCGAAGTGCCGTTTATGTGAACGGCGAACTGGTCATGCAGGATTTTGCCGGGCCGGTGCTCGACCAGCTTGACCGGGTCGAGTTCGGACGCTTCGGACGCTTACGCCCCTTTTACGGGACGATGCTGGAGCCCCGCTTCTACGATTCCGAGCTGTCCGCCGCCGCCGTCCGCAAGCTCGCCGCTGAGCGCCTCCGCCAGGTCTCTCTCAAGGACCAGGGCGCGGTGAAGGCGCAGACGGCCTCCACCTATGCGCAGTACCGCGCGCTCACTACCACCCCGGAAGACCTGCACCCGCTGATCGAGCAGCTCCACGTCAGCGCGACGGTTCTGCCGATGGAAGGGCGACAGGACCTGCTTATCTGCGGCACCCGTACGAGCTACTTCGGGTGGCGACTGGCGTACTACCGCCAGATCGGGACTGACGCCCGCGGCCTCCCCTACTACGACACCGGCTCGACGGTCGAAGGCATGCCCGGGGCCGAGTTCATGGCCGTCAGCCGCTCCGGCGGACGCACGGACCTTTTTGCCAGCGGCCAGGGCAGCCCCTACGGGGACGGCAGCCTGCTGCATTACCGTAATACCACTCCGGGCCAGTTCCGCTACGCCCCGCCACAGCCAGTGCTTATCAACGGTAAGCATCTGGGCGAGGCGTTTCGCACCCCCATCAGCGGCTGGTATATCGGCCCGGTGGACGACGACGACACCCCTGACCTGCTCGTGGCGGCGCTCAAACCTGGCGGCAGCAGCTACTGGCCCGACGGCGAGGGTATGTGGAGCGGAGTCGAACGCACCAATAGCGGCAAAGACCGCGGCTACGACATCCAGGGGAAATGGCTGGGCGGGGAATGCGTCAGCGAGCTTTACTGGGCCAGGGGAAGTACTGACGCGGACGGCAATCTGGCCTTCAACGATCTGCGCAAAGTCAGCTACCGGGTCCCGGGCTTCAGCGTGCAGTGGAAATCCGGGGAGCGGGAACGCGCCCTCGCCATCGCCGATCTGGACGAAGGACCTGTGGTGATTCACACCGGCAGCGTCGATCAGATCATGGCCATGCCTTACGAGTTTGAGGACGGCGAAATGATCTGCGGGGAAGCCCGTCCGCTGCTTCAGGGCGGAATGAACATTCAGGGCACGTACTTTGTCCATAGCATTTCCGCGCTGGCCCCCGGCCGCGACGGCAAAACCCGCCTGCTTCTGGACGGCAACCCCGGTCGCCTCATTGCCATTGAGGGGGATCGTATTGGCGATTTCGAGGAAGTCGGCCCGCTCCTGATGCGCGGCGGTGCGCTCGCGGTGGATTCACTGGCCACCCCCGCCCGCGCCGACTGGGACGGCGATGGCACCGCCGACCTCATCATCGGTGATGCCTCCGGTTGGCTGACATTCTGGAAAGGCACCTCTGACCCCTGGGTGTACCGGGCGGGCGAGTTGATGAAAGTGGACGGCGTGCCCGTTCACCACCAGGCCGGGCTCACCGGCTCCATCCAGGGCCCGAACGAGAAACGCTGGGGCTACCTCCAGCCGACCGTCGGTGACTGGGACAACAAGGGAACCCCGGTCATCATCACGAGCGACATCGAGGGCTACCTCACACTTTATCGCCAGGGGCCGACTGTGACCGAGCTTGCCCGGCCTGAACGCTTCCAACGCTACGGCGAGCCTTATCAGGCTGCCTGGCGCTCGCGTCCGGCCATCATTCCGGCCTCGGCCCGCTTCGGCGGACACGAGCGCCCCGCCCTGCTCCACCTCGACTATGACGGGCAGTTAGCCGTGGCCGAAGTGGACACCGACGGATCGATAGACATTTCCCGCCTGACCAAGCTCGAATACGCGAACGGCACGCCGGTCATCCTCTGTGGCCCGGCAGGAAGCTGGGGTCGCGCCGAGCTCTCCGTCACCGACTGGGACGGCAACGGCGTCTGGGATGTTGTTTTCGGAACCATCCGCGGTAACCACCGTTACATCCTCGACACGCCCCCCGGCGGCGCCAGTCCGCTGTTACTTAAAAACGTCGGCAGCAACGAGCACCCCGTCTTCGCCCCGGCGCAGGTGATCCTTCCCCGCGAGGGCGACCCGATCCACCTCGGCATCCACACCGCCTCGGCCTGGCCCACCCGGCTCTCCGGGGAGGAACTCCCGGGCGTCATCGTCGGAGCCGAAGACGGCAAGGTTTACGGCTTCCCCCGCGAGGAGCTCAAGGACTAA